One Gimesia sp. DNA window includes the following coding sequences:
- a CDS encoding thioredoxin domain-containing protein — MSYYAHFVSLITSGLIFLSGCGGNTTPAQSSSADLISLPVVSKVELTDLLQNADKPVLIEFSVMTGCFRCNEMRPEVKQLRELLAGRVEMVRMDFNANQALASSLGATVCPSYVLFSNGQPLWTQNYPVSGVVLWSRISKDLSTRSLQASPEISPGDGSSSF; from the coding sequence ATGAGCTATTACGCACATTTTGTGTCTTTAATCACCAGCGGTTTGATTTTTTTATCAGGCTGTGGCGGCAATACTACTCCCGCTCAGTCTTCGAGCGCTGACTTAATATCTCTACCGGTTGTCAGCAAGGTTGAGCTAACAGATTTACTACAAAACGCAGACAAGCCTGTGTTGATCGAGTTCAGCGTGATGACTGGATGTTTTCGCTGTAATGAGATGCGTCCAGAGGTTAAGCAACTGCGAGAGTTGCTTGCTGGTCGGGTAGAGATGGTTCGCATGGATTTCAATGCAAACCAGGCCTTGGCTTCTTCACTCGGCGCTACTGTTTGTCCCAGTTATGTTTTGTTTTCTAACGGACAACCGCTTTGGACGCAGAATTACCCTGTTTCCGGAGTTGTACTTTGGAGCCGAATCTCAAAGGATTTAAGCACTCGTTCGCTTCAAGCATCTCCTGAAATATCACCTGGAGATGGTTCCAGTTCTTTCTGA
- the hflK gene encoding FtsH protease activity modulator HflK, protein MRHSGERSQFDEWLADIDVSRVMWIILFVILGLIIAWGIFTSYYTVQPEGQAVVKRFGKVIAIKDPGLHFKLPFGIDEQEFVPTARVLKQEFGFRTAAQEGTSAVYRKSEEHRDESLMLTGDLKVVDVEWVVQYRVDDPDKYLHRVEQVDKTIRDISEAVMRRIVGNNLGSDVLTIKRVEIALNAKEEIQRLLDSFDMGVRVGTVELQDVNPPDSVKPAFNEVNQAEQEKEQLINEAEKKQNQQIPAARGKAKQVVATAEGYRAERVNGALGETSRFKAILKEYKVAPEVTRRRMYLETLDKVLPSLGKIYVIEPGGQSPIPLLNLDKNNPAQNR, encoded by the coding sequence ATGCGTCATTCCGGAGAGCGAAGTCAATTCGATGAATGGTTGGCTGACATCGACGTATCGCGCGTCATGTGGATCATCCTGTTTGTCATCTTGGGGCTGATCATCGCCTGGGGCATTTTCACGTCCTACTATACCGTGCAGCCGGAAGGTCAAGCCGTGGTCAAGCGGTTTGGCAAAGTGATCGCAATCAAAGATCCGGGCCTGCATTTCAAACTCCCGTTCGGCATCGACGAGCAGGAATTCGTGCCGACGGCGCGCGTGCTTAAACAGGAGTTCGGTTTTCGGACCGCCGCCCAGGAAGGAACCTCTGCCGTTTATCGTAAATCCGAAGAGCATCGCGATGAATCGTTGATGCTGACCGGTGATTTGAAAGTTGTCGACGTGGAGTGGGTTGTACAATACCGCGTGGACGACCCGGACAAGTATCTGCACCGGGTTGAACAGGTCGACAAGACGATTCGGGATATTTCCGAAGCAGTTATGCGGAGAATTGTCGGCAATAACCTGGGAAGTGACGTTTTGACGATCAAGCGTGTCGAAATCGCCTTGAACGCCAAGGAAGAAATCCAGCGTCTACTCGATTCCTTCGACATGGGAGTCCGGGTCGGAACTGTGGAACTACAGGACGTAAACCCACCTGATTCAGTCAAACCAGCATTCAACGAAGTCAACCAGGCCGAACAGGAGAAGGAGCAACTGATCAACGAAGCCGAGAAAAAGCAGAATCAGCAAATCCCGGCCGCACGGGGCAAGGCGAAGCAGGTTGTCGCGACGGCGGAAGGTTATCGGGCTGAACGTGTTAACGGGGCGCTGGGGGAGACATCACGCTTCAAAGCGATCCTGAAAGAATACAAGGTTGCACCAGAAGTGACACGGCGACGAATGTATCTGGAAACACTCGATAAGGTGCTCCCCTCGCTCGGCAAAATTTATGTCATTGAACCGGGAGGCCAATCCCCCATTCCACTGCTTAATTTGGACAAGAATAATCCTGCCCAGAATCGCTAA